From a region of the Gossypium raimondii isolate GPD5lz chromosome 10, ASM2569854v1, whole genome shotgun sequence genome:
- the LOC105777094 gene encoding uncharacterized protein LOC105777094 produces the protein MVGCKNNENLDFKGFKKKGIEPRLNELMWQMFAGIVATGENAWAPSSGVLPSGVPMGDDAPNEGFGDSDKHSNENEGIPPDEVPSNPSHEIPNRRKQTLETVHGTGKKSSSSRKSSRNTLITQIEKLCESMASPRKSVNEIIFPHSQYTISNAMDALRALGDEIPKKR, from the exons ATGGTGGGCTGCAAAAATAAT gaaaatcttgattttaaaggatttaagaagaaaggaattgaaccaCGATTGAATGAGTTAATGTGGCAAATGTTTGCTGGCATTGTAGCCACTGGAGAGAACGCATGGGCACCTTCGTCTGGTGTTCTTCCAAGTGGGGTTCCTATGGGAGATGATGCACCTAATGAGGGATTTGGTGATTCAGATAAACATAGTAACGAGAATGAAGGTATTCCTCCTGATGAGGTACCATCAAACCCTTCTCATGAAATTCCTAATCGAAGAAAGCAAACACTTGAGACTGTACACGGTAcaggaaaaaaatcaagttcaagtagaaaatcatcaagaaatacattaattactcagattgagaaattgtgtgAGAGTATGGCTAGTCCAAGGAAGtcagtgaatgaaattatttttcctcacTCTCAATATACTATTTCAAATGCAATGGATGCTTTGCGTGCTTTGGGAgatgaaattccaaaaaaaagataa